One Oryza glaberrima chromosome 11, OglaRS2, whole genome shotgun sequence genomic region harbors:
- the LOC127753713 gene encoding uncharacterized protein LOC127753713 translates to MGSFKGHVLPGTLFLAVGAWHEWAAAARFAADPRGFRLRAWNPVDVGGGGAPAWLPAHLELYVIAGGAFLDMCVEVLYSTHLHIFADGGINPAHLNDLEHGGMLLMFFLFGILALLSQKTRYLPLPEGALCLVASTAFMAELLLFYFHSTTHQGLEGYYHYLLVVVVALCVATTVLGALLPASFPVDIASGAAIALQGLWFYQTAFTLYGPSLPAGCRRDADGHIDCHTHAAQERAEQLANFQLFGLVFLVCAYALGCFAVAAARHGHPDLATMHAKHVAAMEAQLAGAGAGERDRFVGSALPLEDTAI, encoded by the exons ATGGGGTCGTTCAAGGGGCACGTGCTGCCGGGGACGCTGTTCCTGGCGGTGGGGGCGTGGCacgagtgggcggcggcggcgaggttcgCCGCCGACCCGCGCGGGTTCAGGCTGCGCGCCTGGAACCCCgtggacgtcggcggcggcggcgcgccggcgtggCTCCCCGCCCACCTCGAGCTCTacgtcatcgccggcggcgccttCCTCGACATGTGCGTCGAGGTGCTCTACTCCACCCACCTCCACATCTTCGCCGACGGCGGCATCAACCCCGCCCACCTCAACGACCTCGAGCACGGCGGCATGCTCCTCATGTTCTTCCTCTTCGGCatcctcgccctcctctcccaaAAAACCAG GTACCTGCCGTTGCCGGAGGGGGCGCTGTGCCTGGTGGCGTCGACGGCGTTCATGGCGGAGCTCCTCCTCTTCTACTTCCACTCCACCACCCACCAGGGCCTCGAGGGCTACTACCActacctcctcgtcgtcgtcgtcgcgctctgcgtcgccaccaccgtgctcggcgccctcctccccgcGAGCTTCCCCGTCGACATCGccagcggcgccgccatcgcgcTCCAGGGCCTCTGGTTCTACCAGACGGCGTTCACGCTCTACGGGCCCTCGCTGCCGGCGGgctgccgccgcgacgccgacggccACATCGACTGCCACACCCACGCCGCCCAGGAGCGCGCCGAGCAGCTCGCCAACTTCCAGCTGTTCGGCCTCGTCTTCCTCGTCTGCGCCTACGCGCTCGGGtgcttcgccgtcgccgcggcgaggcACGGGCACCCCGACCTGGCCACGATGCACGCCAAGCACGTCGCCGCCATGGAGgcgcagctcgccggcgccggcgccggcgagagggACAGGTTCGTCGGCTCTGCGCTGCCGCTGGAGGACACCGCGATCTAA